From the Lysobacter soyae genome, the window GAGAAGGGCCAGGTCTTCCCTCTCCATGTTTGATGGAGAGGGTGCCCCCAAAGGGGGCGGATGAGTCGCTCTTAAGAGAACCTCAACCCAAAGCCTTCTCAATATCCCCAGCCAAAGATTCCGGCTTATCCGTCGGCGCATACCGGTTCAACACCTGCCCATCGCGACCGATAAGGAACTTGCTGAAGTTCCACTTGATCGCAGCAATACCCAAGAAACCACTCTGTTGGCTTTTCATCCAAGCCCACAGCGGATGGGTATTGGCGCCGTTGACGTCGATTTTCGCAAACATGGGGAAATCGACACCGTAGTCGAGCTTGCAGAACGCGGCGATGTCGGCTTCAGTGCCGGGCTCCTGATGTCCGAATTGGTCGCAGGGGAAACCCAGCACCACGAATCCGCGGTCGCGATAGGTTTCCCACAGCTTCTGCAACCCCTCGTATTGCGGGGTGAACCCGCACTTGCTGGCGACGTTCACCACCAATACGACCTTGCCTTCGTAGGCCGACAACGACTGGGTATTGCCGGCAATATCCGTGGCGGAAAAATCTTTGAGGCTGCCCATTCAAACGATCCTGTTATTTTTGCGCGGGCGCTTCGCTGACCTTTTTGACCAGCTCGGCAGTGGCTTCATGTTTGTCGGCTTTGGCGAGATCCGCCAACGACAACATGCCCTTGAGAGTACCTTGTTCGCAGACCACCGGGATGCGACGAACACTTTCGGCTTCCATTTGGCAGACCGCATCTTTCAACGGCATGTTGAAGCAGATGCTGTTGACCGGCGAGCTCATGAATTCTTTGACCGTTGAATTGGACACATCCACACCCTTGGCGACAGCGCGCACGGCAATGTCCCGATCGGTGATCACACCAACGGGCTTGTTTTGATCGTCCACCACCGGGATCTGACCGCAGTCGTTTTGCTGCATCAAGGCCGCGACATCTTTCAGCGAGCTGTTGACGTTGCAGCTGGCCGGGTTTTTGGTCATCACGTCTTCTACGTTCATGCTTCAAGTCCTTCTGGATGGGGGATACCCCGAAGCCTGAACCCGCCGCAGTAGTACCTGCGTGAAATGTCGACGCAGCATCCACCTTGAATCGGTTAGGCTTCAAGATTCGTTCATGGGGCTCAACAATGCGAATCAATAAGCTTGCGAAATCACCGCTTGCCGTGGCGCTCACGGTGGGCATGGGGGTCACACTTGCGGGTTGCAGCAGCAGCTCGGTCATCAAAGACACTTCCGCCGAACAAGGGCAGACGATAGATATGCCAGCCACCGCCAGCAACCCGTTCTTCGAAGCGAGCACGCTCGAATACGAATACCCGCAGTTCGACAAGATCAAAGTCGAACATTTCGGCCCCGCGTTCGATCGCGGCATGGCCGACCAGAAAGCCGAATGGGACAAGATCGCCAACAACGCGGATGCACCCACTTTCGAAAACACCATTCTGGAAATGGAAAAATCCGGACAGCTGCTGAAGCGAGCTCGCTATGTTTTCAGCAACCTCACCAGCGCGGATTCGAACGATGCCATCAATGCATTGGATTCGGAATACGCACCGAAGTTCGAAGCCCACAACGACAGCAAGTTCTTGAATGACACGCTGTTCAAACGCATTGACGACTTGTACACGCGCCGCAACAGCCTCGGTCTGGATCCGCAAAGCGTGCGCCTGATTGAGCGTTACGACCTTGACTTCGTGCGCGCCGGTGCCAAGCTGA encodes:
- a CDS encoding glutathione peroxidase — translated: MGSLKDFSATDIAGNTQSLSAYEGKVVLVVNVASKCGFTPQYEGLQKLWETYRDRGFVVLGFPCDQFGHQEPGTEADIAAFCKLDYGVDFPMFAKIDVNGANTHPLWAWMKSQQSGFLGIAAIKWNFSKFLIGRDGQVLNRYAPTDKPESLAGDIEKALG
- a CDS encoding CBS domain-containing protein; the encoded protein is MNVEDVMTKNPASCNVNSSLKDVAALMQQNDCGQIPVVDDQNKPVGVITDRDIAVRAVAKGVDVSNSTVKEFMSSPVNSICFNMPLKDAVCQMEAESVRRIPVVCEQGTLKGMLSLADLAKADKHEATAELVKKVSEAPAQK